In Juglans microcarpa x Juglans regia isolate MS1-56 chromosome 4S, Jm3101_v1.0, whole genome shotgun sequence, a single window of DNA contains:
- the LOC121262141 gene encoding metal transporter Nramp5-like, with amino-acid sequence MSLVQIQETPKWKKLLGYVGPGILVSVGYLDPGNLETDLQAGADHKYELLWIVLVGLTFAFIIQCCSARLGVATGKHLAEHCKAEYPSPLKYCLWILAEVAVIAADIPEVLGTAFALNILFKIPMWSGVLLAGLNTLLLLGMQRYGIRKLEVAIGLLVMVVGGCFFAVMIKARPSAKEMVTGMFVPKLNAKGATKDAIALLGALIMPHNLFLHSALVISRKFPHSFDGINSASKFFFIESGISLVLAFLINVVVVSVSASVCSNPNISVESKAHCKNITLESAAFLFKNDLGKWSAKLYAISVLASGQSSTVAGTYAGQYIMQGFLDLKMELWLRNLITRCIAIGPSLVACIIGGPHGAGRLIIIASMILAFVLPFVLVPLLRFTSSEAKMGRHKNPFLVSLVSWLLGFCSIGINMYFLSTTLIGRITGNEMTKTGSILTGVIALPMMVLYVSLLTYMTLKRENPATSSDNLEISTTSTDGTGNKNGSESSSNQRSTDDIEMDDTIHA; translated from the exons ATGTCTCTGGTTCAGATACAAGAGACCCCTAAATGGAAGAAGCTTTTGGGTTATGTAGGACCTGGTATTCTCGTTTCTGTAGGCTATCTTGATCCCGGAAACT TGGAAACAGACCTACAAGCTGGTGCAGATCACAAATACGAG TTGCTATGGATCGTGCTTGTCGGGCTGACCTTCGCTTTCATAATCCAGTGTTGTTCTGCAAGATTAGGGGTGGCAACAG GAAAGCATCTCGCTGAGCATTGCAAGGCAGAGTACCCAAGTCCACTCAAATACTGTCTGTGGATACTTGCTGAGGTGGCCGTTATAGCTGCTGACATCCCAGAAG TACTAGGAACGGCATTTGCTCTGAACATACTCTTCAAAATACCCATGTGGAGTGGGGTCCTGCTGGCTGGATTGAATACTCTCCTTCTCCTTGGGATGCAACGATATGGT ATAAGGAAGCTGGAGGTGGCGATTGGTCTGCTAGTAATGGTGGTGGGTGGCTGCTTCTTTGCTGTAATGATAAAGGCCAGACCGAGTGCAAAGGAGATGGTGACCGGAATGTTCGTTCCCAAATTGAATGCGAAAGGAGCCACCAAAGACGCCATTGCTCTTTTAGGAGCTCTGATCATGCC GCACAATCTTTTTCTTCACTCAGCATTGGTTATATCGAGAAAGTTCCCTCACTCCTTTGATGGCATCAAt AGTGCAAGCAAGTTTTTCTTCATAGAAAGTGGGATATCACTAGTCCTAGCGTTCCTCATCAATGTGGTTGTCGTATCTGTTAGTGCCAGCGTGTGCTCCAATCCAAATATCTCTGTAGAGAGCAAGGCTCATTGCAAGAATATCACTCTCGAGTCTGCGGCTTTCTTGTTTAAG AATGACCTTGGAAAGTGGAGTGCAAAGCTATATGCCATATCCGTGCTTGCTTCTGGTCAGAGCTCAACTGTTGCAGGAACCTACGCAGGCCAGTACATTATGCAG ggttttttggatttgaagatggaACTCTGGTTGAGAAACTTAATAACCAGGTGCATAGCCATTGGTCCAAGTTTGGTGGCGTGCATTATAGGCGGACCTCATGGAGCTGGAAGGCTTATCATTATTGCTTCT ATGATCTTGGCATTTGTACTTCCATTTGTATTGGTTCCTCTCCTCCGGTTCACCAGCAGTGAAGCCAAGATGGGTCGGCATAAGAATCCCTTTCTG GTAAGCCTCGTCTCATGGCTATTGGGGTTTTGCTCAATTGGGATCAACATGTATTTCTTAAGCACCACTCTGATTGGAAGGATAACGGGTAACGAGATGACTAAAACCGGATCAATCCTCACAGGAGTAATAGCATTGCCAATGATGGTACTCTACGTGTCGTTGTTGACATACATGACACTGAAAAGAGAGAATCCTGCAACTAGTTCTGATAACTTGGAGATAAGCACCACTAGCACCGATGGAACAGGGAACAAAAATGGCTCAGAATCGAGCAGCAACCAGAGATCAACTGATGACATTGAGATGGATGATACTATTCATGCATGA
- the LOC121263271 gene encoding probable glycosyltransferase At5g03795, producing the protein MSAWKTSPAVSSLPLCTVQGSLLTLAILTLFSFTYFSFNSLRSPLSSTSSSSSTTQLSVAKMVPGDHMVERHYRQAERLSVYHSPDVFRFNYAEMERKFKVYIYPDGDPDTFYQTPRKLTGKYASEGYFFQNIRESPFRTDDPNQAHLFFIPISCHKMRGKGTSYENMTVIVQNYVQSLISKYPYWNRTLGADHFFVTCHDVGVRATEGVPLLVKNSIRAVCSPSYDVGFIPHKDVALPQVLQPFALPAGGNDLENRTTLGFWAGHRNSKIRVILARVWENDTELDISNNRINRAMGPLLYQKRFYTTKFCICPGGSQVNSARITDSIHYGCVPVILSNYYDLPFNDILDWHKFAVVLKENDVYQLKQILKDKSDAEFVALHKNLVKVQRHFQWNSPPIKYDAFHMVMYELWLRHHVIKY; encoded by the exons ATGTCAGCCTGGAAAACATCCCCGGCGGTGTCCTCCTTGCCGCTCTGCACAGTCCAAGGTTCTCTCCTCACCCTCGCCATCCTAACCCTCTTCTCCTTCACCTATTTCTCCTTCAATTCTCTCCGCTCCCCTCTCTCTTCcacctcctcttcttcttcaaccactCAGCTTTCTGTTGCTAAAATGGTTCCTGGAGATCATATGGTGGAGAGGCATTACAGGCAGGCAGAGCGGCTTTCGGTTTACCATTCCCCTGACGTTTTCCGGTTCAATTATGCCGAGATGGAGCGCAAATTTAAGGTGTACATATACCCGGACGGGGATCCCGATACGTTCTACCAGACGCCCAGGAAGCTCACAGGGAAGTACGCCAGCGAGGGCTATTTCTTCCAGAACATTCGCGAGAGTCCCTTCCGCACCGATGATCCCAATCAGGCTCACCTCTTCTTCATTCCCATCTCCTGCCACAAGATGCGAGGCAAG GGAACTTCTTACGAGAATATGACTGTAATTGTCCAGAATTATGTGCAAAGCTTAATTTCCAAGTATCCTTACTGGAATCGAACCTTAGGAGCAGATCATTTTTTTGTCACTTGTCATGATGTTGGTGTTAGGGCTACAGAAGGTGTTCCGCTTCTTGTAAAGAACTCAATTCGGGCTGTGTGCTCCCCAAGTTATGATGTTGGATTCATTCCACACAAAGATGTTGCCCTTCCTCAAGTACTGCAGCCATTTGCTCTTCCAGCTGGTGGAAACGATCTTGAAAACAG GACAACACTTGGTTTTTGGGCTGGACATCGGAACTCCAAAATCAGAGTTATACTAGCACGAGTTTGGGAGAATGACACAGAACTTGATATTTCCAATAACAGAATAAATAGGGCTATGGGACCACTGCTATATCAAAAGAGATTTTATACAACTAAGTTCTGCATATGCCCTGGTGGTTCCCAGGTTAACAGTGCTCGCATAACCGACTCAATCCATTATGGATGTGTACCTG TGATATTGTCAAATTATTATGACCTGCCATTCAATGATATTCTTGATTGGCATAAATTTGCTGTCGTGCTTAAGGAGAATGATGTATACCAGCTTAAGCAAATTCTCAAGGACAAATCTGATGCCGAGTTTGTTGCACTGCATAAGAACCTAGTTAAG GTCCAGAGACACTTCCAGTGGAACTCTCCACCCATCAAATATGATGCATTCCATATGGTCATGTATGAGCTTTGGCTGCGCCACCATGTCATCAAATACTGA